From one Triticum urartu cultivar G1812 chromosome 3, Tu2.1, whole genome shotgun sequence genomic stretch:
- the LOC125548154 gene encoding ervatamin-B-like, giving the protein MASSTPYLVVLLCLTSLLQASLMAGFELPESEVRSRFSKWMTKYSKRYSCHEEEEKRFGVFKTNTNSIGAFASQTTVNAVVGGFGPQTVTTVRVGMNRFGDLNPSEVVEQFTGFNNTAFRTPKPSPLPYHSWKPCCVDWRSSGAVTGVKFQGSCLSCWAFAAVAAIEGMNKIRTGELVSLSEQQLVDCDTGSSGCSGGRSDTALGLAAARGGLTSEAKYPYSGMQGSCDVDKQLFDNEVSVKGFKAVPPNDEHQLALAVAMQPVTVYIDASAWEFQFYTGGIYRGPCSSDAARVNHAVTIVGYCEGPGENNKYWIAKNSWSNDWGDQGYIYLAKDVSWRTGTCGLATSPFYPTV; this is encoded by the exons ATGGCTTCTTCCACGCCTTACCTTGTCGTGCTCTTGTGCCTCACCAGCCTCCTGCAGGCATCGCTGATGGCGGGTTTTGAGCTGCCGGAATCCGAGGTGAGAAGCAGGTTTTCCAAGTGGATGACCAAGTACTCGAAGCGCTACTCATGCcatgaggaggaggagaagcGGTTCGGGGTCTTCAAGACGAACACCAACTCCATCGGCGCTTTCGCCAGCCAGACTACGGTCAACGCCGTCGTGGGTGGGTTCGGGCCGCAGACCGTCACCACGGTCAGGGTGGGCATGAACAGGTTCGGCGACCTCAACCCCAGCGAGGTCGTCGAGCAGTTCACCGGGTTCAACAACACCGCCTTCCGCACCCCCAAGCCCTCGCCCCTCCCCTACCACTCCTGGAAGCCTTGCTGCGTCGACTGGCGCTCCAGCGGCGCCGTCACCGGCGTCAAGTTTCAAGGCTCTTGCT TGTCGTGCTGGGCGTTCGCGGCGGTGGCGGCCATCGAAGGCATGAACAAGATCAGGACCGGCGAGCTGGTGTCGCTGTCGGAGCAGCAGCTCGTGGACTGCGACACCGGGAGCAGCGGCTGCAGCGGCGGGCGCTCCGACACGGCGCTCGGCCTCGCGGCAGCCCGCGGCGGCCTCACATCGGAGGCCAAGTACCCGTACAGCGGCATGCAGGGCAGCTGTGACGTGGACAAGCAGCTGTTCGACAACGAGGTGTCCGTCAAGGGCTTCAAGGCCGTGCCGCCCAACGACGAGCATCAGCTGGCGCTTGCCGTGGCGATGCAGCCCGTGACGGTGTACATCGACGCCAGCGCGTGGGAGTTTCAGTTCTACACCGGCGGCATCTACCGCGGCCCTTGCTCCTCCGACGCGGCGAGGGTGAACCACGCCGTCACCATCGTCGGCTACTGCGAAGGCCCCGGCGAGAACAACAAGTACTGGATCGCCAAGAACTCGTGGAGCAACGACTGGGGTGACCAGGGCTACATTTACCTCGCCAAGGACGTGTCATGGCGGACGGGCACCTGCGGCCTCGCCACCTCGCCCTTCTACCCGACAGTTTGA
- the LOC125543245 gene encoding uncharacterized protein LOC125543245 isoform X2, which yields MARGLDSDYIGSISLMDGFDMGITFDGFGENMKKFMELPIKYLDSAHDKAVELVEDIHALIYAHSPDDKFPDKDHGTLTDPSSNDHSLGSTATDVHETESVSSTSPAMCVSEDPISLERTADTKEEVTFCNSEDLSDNCTPENHNSLGGSDSSDEEIILWNQWNSVTPRQYPEQATVVQDYISEEANGNKIIEQVELHGSGHSVAFDGAILLGKGNGEEQSELCSANSHEESTKHGYIKNLSVGTVPHYLSAEVFTGADDPNMSTDETTDFVNVDLRVGQELMKYNKAEASSVPQPKNTSFKKVLMRSLSNKLWWSKKDMNVHQAVPFRPQKSVDICYEVVCSSDGLEDDWELL from the exons ATGGCGAGAGGACTGGATTCAGATTATATTGGTTCTATTTCGCTCATGGATGGATTTGATATGGGTATCACGTTTGATGGGTTTGGAGAAAATATGAAGAAGTTCATGGAG TTACCGATCAAATATCTTGATTCTGCTCACGATAAAGCTGTTGAGCTAGTTGAGGATATCCATGCGCTGATCTACGCTCACTCTCCTGATGATAAATTTCCGGACAAAGACCATGGGACATTAACTGATCCATCTAGTAACG ACCATTCTCTCGGCTCAACTGCTACTGATGTTCATGAAACAGAGTCGGTTTCATCTACAAGTCCAG CCATGTGTGTTTCTGAAGACCCCATTTCACTTGAGAGAACTGCTGACACCAAGGAGGAAGTTACTTTTTGCAATTCAGAGGATCTCTCAGATAACTGCACTCCTGAAAATCACAATTCACTAGGGGGTTCTGATAGCAGTGACGAGGAAATTATATTATGGAATCAATGGAATTCTGTAACACCACGACAATATCCTG AACAAGCCACCGTAGTCCAAGATTATATATCTGAAGAAGCAAACGGAAATAAAATCATCGAGCAAGTTGAACTCCATGGTTCAGGACATTCAG TTGCTTTTGATGGAGCAATTCTGCTTGGAAAGGGAAATGGTGAAGAGCAATCAGAATTATGCAGTGCGAACAGCCATGAAGAATCAACAAAGCACG GTTACATAAAGAATTTGTCTGTTGGGACTGTTCCACATTACTTGAGTGCAGAGGTGTTCACTGGTGCTGATGATCCAAATATGTCTACTGACGAGACCACGGATTTTGTTAATGTAGACCTCCGGGTTGGCCAGGAGCTGATGAAATATAACAAAGCAGAGGCATCCTCAGTTCCTCAACCTAAAAACACATCATTCAAG AAAGTGTTGATGAGGAGCTTGTCAAATAAACTCTGGTGGTCAAAGAAGGATATGAATGTGCATCAGGCTGTCCCCTTTAGACCACAGAAATCAGTAGATATTTGCTATGAAGTCGTTTGTTCATCAGATGGTCTGGAGGATGATTGGGAACTCTTGTAA
- the LOC125543245 gene encoding uncharacterized protein LOC125543245 isoform X1 — translation MARGLDSDYIGSISLMDGFDMGITFDGFGENMKKFMELPIKYLDSAHDKAVELVEDIHALIYAHSPDDKFPDKDHGTLTDPSSNGTITESPSTCVKMQQVNPNEEFSGYPSSLVTAEDHSLGSTATDVHETESVSSTSPAMCVSEDPISLERTADTKEEVTFCNSEDLSDNCTPENHNSLGGSDSSDEEIILWNQWNSVTPRQYPEQATVVQDYISEEANGNKIIEQVELHGSGHSVAFDGAILLGKGNGEEQSELCSANSHEESTKHGYIKNLSVGTVPHYLSAEVFTGADDPNMSTDETTDFVNVDLRVGQELMKYNKAEASSVPQPKNTSFKKVLMRSLSNKLWWSKKDMNVHQAVPFRPQKSVDICYEVVCSSDGLEDDWELL, via the exons ATGGCGAGAGGACTGGATTCAGATTATATTGGTTCTATTTCGCTCATGGATGGATTTGATATGGGTATCACGTTTGATGGGTTTGGAGAAAATATGAAGAAGTTCATGGAG TTACCGATCAAATATCTTGATTCTGCTCACGATAAAGCTGTTGAGCTAGTTGAGGATATCCATGCGCTGATCTACGCTCACTCTCCTGATGATAAATTTCCGGACAAAGACCATGGGACATTAACTGATCCATCTAGTAACGGTACCATAACCGAGTCTCCCTCCACATGTGTTAAAATGCAGCAAGTTAACCCTAACGAAGAATTCTCTGGTTATCCTTCATCTCTCGTTACCGCGGAAGACCATTCTCTCGGCTCAACTGCTACTGATGTTCATGAAACAGAGTCGGTTTCATCTACAAGTCCAG CCATGTGTGTTTCTGAAGACCCCATTTCACTTGAGAGAACTGCTGACACCAAGGAGGAAGTTACTTTTTGCAATTCAGAGGATCTCTCAGATAACTGCACTCCTGAAAATCACAATTCACTAGGGGGTTCTGATAGCAGTGACGAGGAAATTATATTATGGAATCAATGGAATTCTGTAACACCACGACAATATCCTG AACAAGCCACCGTAGTCCAAGATTATATATCTGAAGAAGCAAACGGAAATAAAATCATCGAGCAAGTTGAACTCCATGGTTCAGGACATTCAG TTGCTTTTGATGGAGCAATTCTGCTTGGAAAGGGAAATGGTGAAGAGCAATCAGAATTATGCAGTGCGAACAGCCATGAAGAATCAACAAAGCACG GTTACATAAAGAATTTGTCTGTTGGGACTGTTCCACATTACTTGAGTGCAGAGGTGTTCACTGGTGCTGATGATCCAAATATGTCTACTGACGAGACCACGGATTTTGTTAATGTAGACCTCCGGGTTGGCCAGGAGCTGATGAAATATAACAAAGCAGAGGCATCCTCAGTTCCTCAACCTAAAAACACATCATTCAAG AAAGTGTTGATGAGGAGCTTGTCAAATAAACTCTGGTGGTCAAAGAAGGATATGAATGTGCATCAGGCTGTCCCCTTTAGACCACAGAAATCAGTAGATATTTGCTATGAAGTCGTTTGTTCATCAGATGGTCTGGAGGATGATTGGGAACTCTTGTAA
- the LOC125543245 gene encoding uncharacterized protein LOC125543245 isoform X3 produces MARGLDSDYIGSISLMDGFDMGITFDGFGENMKKFMELPIKYLDSAHDKAVELVEDIHALIYAHSPDDKFPDKDHGTLTDPSSNGTITESPSTCVKMQQVNPNEEFSGYPSSLVTAEDHSLGSTATDVHETESVSSTSPAMCVSEDPISLERTADTKEEVTFCNSEDLSDNCTPENHNSLGGSDSSDEEIILWNQWNSVTPRQYPEQATVVQDYISEEANGNKIIEQVELHGSGHSVAFDGAILLGKGNGEEQSELCSANSHEESTKHDLRVGQELMKYNKAEASSVPQPKNTSFKKVLMRSLSNKLWWSKKDMNVHQAVPFRPQKSVDICYEVVCSSDGLEDDWELL; encoded by the exons ATGGCGAGAGGACTGGATTCAGATTATATTGGTTCTATTTCGCTCATGGATGGATTTGATATGGGTATCACGTTTGATGGGTTTGGAGAAAATATGAAGAAGTTCATGGAG TTACCGATCAAATATCTTGATTCTGCTCACGATAAAGCTGTTGAGCTAGTTGAGGATATCCATGCGCTGATCTACGCTCACTCTCCTGATGATAAATTTCCGGACAAAGACCATGGGACATTAACTGATCCATCTAGTAACGGTACCATAACCGAGTCTCCCTCCACATGTGTTAAAATGCAGCAAGTTAACCCTAACGAAGAATTCTCTGGTTATCCTTCATCTCTCGTTACCGCGGAAGACCATTCTCTCGGCTCAACTGCTACTGATGTTCATGAAACAGAGTCGGTTTCATCTACAAGTCCAG CCATGTGTGTTTCTGAAGACCCCATTTCACTTGAGAGAACTGCTGACACCAAGGAGGAAGTTACTTTTTGCAATTCAGAGGATCTCTCAGATAACTGCACTCCTGAAAATCACAATTCACTAGGGGGTTCTGATAGCAGTGACGAGGAAATTATATTATGGAATCAATGGAATTCTGTAACACCACGACAATATCCTG AACAAGCCACCGTAGTCCAAGATTATATATCTGAAGAAGCAAACGGAAATAAAATCATCGAGCAAGTTGAACTCCATGGTTCAGGACATTCAG TTGCTTTTGATGGAGCAATTCTGCTTGGAAAGGGAAATGGTGAAGAGCAATCAGAATTATGCAGTGCGAACAGCCATGAAGAATCAACAAAGCACG ACCTCCGGGTTGGCCAGGAGCTGATGAAATATAACAAAGCAGAGGCATCCTCAGTTCCTCAACCTAAAAACACATCATTCAAG AAAGTGTTGATGAGGAGCTTGTCAAATAAACTCTGGTGGTCAAAGAAGGATATGAATGTGCATCAGGCTGTCCCCTTTAGACCACAGAAATCAGTAGATATTTGCTATGAAGTCGTTTGTTCATCAGATGGTCTGGAGGATGATTGGGAACTCTTGTAA